Within Topomyia yanbarensis strain Yona2022 chromosome 2, ASM3024719v1, whole genome shotgun sequence, the genomic segment GTTAAATTTCTCTAGCGCCGGAAGCtcgttgaaaaaatccattgtacattcaaagaaaaaaaatatgtctCAATAAAATTATGAAATGGATTGCATTATTAGTGACTTACCAGTGTTGGTTTTACATCTGCTTTAATCCTTTTCTCTGGAAGGTGACAGTAAGAACCGTCTCGAATCATCCCACTATTCGCAAGATTGTTTGTTTTCCTCGGCACATTACATCCCTCGGTCAACTACTCAGATGCTCACTTAATATTGAGCTCGAATTATTCAACGCCATTCAACGATTTTCCGAAACCTGATCCTCCGGGTCTCATCAATAACAAAGGGTGAATTTTCTCCAGTTTGGTCACACGCagaagcggatccagaaaaaaaattcgggaggggtccgaattttcaattttaaaataaaaattgtataattTGTAATACGTAATCATcttatttaatgaatatcagttttgctggtcaaatttttttggaatgattttgagtttgaaactaatataaaatttgaacccatttaaaaaatttcagcaaataaaacaatttcggagagggtccggaccccctggaCCCTCCCCGGATCCGCCACTTGTCAGACGTGTGAATAGCTTTATTATTCATTAAACATTTTGACATTTACAAATGGTTCAGTTTTCAACGAAATATTTCATGTCGAATAATTTTCTTTTGCTGATGCATTTCTGAAAGTAAGATGTTAGAGTGATTATATTACTAGCGGAAGTTACTTACGTCATGATTGTCTTGGCTACCACACTGATTACAATCATCGGAATGAACAAATCTGATGCAATATTAAAAGAAAACTACACTACAAATTATCAAGTTCAACTGTCCTACCAGGATGTTCACCGGTAAAGATGCACCATTTCCAGTCGTCGGAATTCTAACAATTCAACATCGCCGTATCAGTCAGTGCAATCTGATGATCACGCATTTACTGGCAGGCACGTTAGGCCAGCATGATGATGAAACATCGTGCAAGCCTTACACATACgtcacattgcacagtggtccagatcgctaatttaggaggaatttttactttctgacaaacctgtataatttagccgtatcatgtcttaggatgaatttgtgtactttagaagatgcttctttttattggaatagttattagggtggttctaatttatctaaaatacgaaaataaactttttactgatgaaagatagagctccacagtcttccacaaagttgtaaagtaacttattttgaataaatttgttgaacatattaaagctctatctcttttagtttttgttatacaagaaatttaaaaaaaaagattagggtgttcctgaaaaaaacgttttttagtataactttcgtatcttttactttttgttaacacaacctttgaacagcttattgaaaacttcaagccgagtatttttctccaagacaccgaaggtctaacttttttctttaaaaagttatggacacttttcgttaaaaaaaatagcctatttcaaggctcaatatcgctgatgcgggcacctaaaattgaattctgtttccaccacatgaaagaccatacttattagtatatttgagcaaaaattggcgaatacgatattttttaaaatttgcaatttagatttaaagtttgtagttttgcaggttcaacgcattaaagcatttacacacatatcgttgtattatgaaaaaagccactttcaaatatcattctctcatcgcagcaagctttgcataagtgaaacgactgtcaaaaaaggtttctgattttattcgttttaaataaaactagtaaatatggatattagtcgaagagagttggcgaatttgcttattgctggtaaaaagacagatgaactgcttaagttcattacaagtagtaatccaaatgtaaaattgagacttgttaatgttcgaaagaaattttatattttgttaaaacaacctttgaacagcttttagaaaacttcaatccacgttttttcataactctgaaagtctaactttatactttcaaaagttatggaaacttttcgctcataaatagccctttttcaaatgtcattatctctgattggggcaaataaaagtaagttcggattagggttgccacccctccgggtttgacccggagactccggttttcgggagcgatctccggacctccgggttttacatcaatttctccgggtttggtgaaagaagaataatttcattttttggaattaattgattctttacaaaacatttaaaaagtctaagttaaatattactctggttcagatttattttgcccgacttatctttcacaaagcaatgaatatgaaaaacatcaaatttactacaaattaagtaaagtaatatttcgctatatgctacaatttAAATGTAGCATCCCACTAAGTCTCTCAAAATGATGTAAAAATgtcattttgctgcaattttttcaaatcacttcactgttagtggagcttatcaccagctgcaccaaggtacagcagatttgttctaatccaacttactaggtcaacatcaaacgagtttttcccttgttgttgctactcctgcagcgacccATAACTGTTGGCTAGGGGGTGAGTTTTGCCTCTTTGTACCCccgacctctggtgatgaataaccgacaccacatagtgcttcccatgtgatgccgcagtctcctttgctctccttttcctgttagttatggaggagagcaatgctcgttcgacttatcctgcacagcgagagtagctggtgcttttataTTCTTGGTATTTAGtaggggaagtgaaatactacaccagattAAACCGACCAAACCGTTCTCAAATAAGAAAAAATTACAGCTTTCCtctaacgtagtaataaaaagcgattaaagtgctctaaactGCCGAGCAATCGTTTTGATGCCAATTTACGtctagttccactcaaaatctaCCAACCTCCGGTCCCCCCCCCAAAGTCCaatgaaaatctccgggtcacagactctccagaggtggtaaccctagttcggattgaaccatagaaaagaacatacttttaagtatatttgagcaaaaattggaaaatattattttttttaagcatgtaattttaaatttactaaccaaagttttaaattttatcgcatagcgacataaaagaaattgcctaaagcctttgtatttccttttctgttttgcttacatatcaacaatactgaatgtgttcattaaaaataatttggctatgacaacaatttatgatttatataaggagaattttttcaatgccaattaattcaaaagtagatgcattgcattttcaggtatatccagcggtgctcgttgaattcgacgtttacatttaagagaaattataggatctgatgaaaccttgaaaacgtcatcaagattgacgagtcgatcgaatttgcgtgcgtggaattctcggaatctgcgaatacttttattcctggtttcttgaacttcttcactgcacatacctactggcagcatgttatgttgaataatgcttcctctatggaccaggagtttatgcacggttggtgagagagcgtaccaaccatacaggcgtacataaagcaatcgtgtatcttcggcgtaactccggtaagcatccgcgttaattcccaatttgctgttgatgattgttaatagcacatacatacgttctagcaacatttcgtccaacccggtttcttctgcaacgacatctcggtttctgaaaaattttcgagctgtgttaccatcgttagaatttccgccacctggcaaaggttcgctaatacgaagacctaaacggtcacgtaacgcttgtcgaatttttatttgtcgttccttaagctcgctggtatttttgcctacgcgccaacgcggttttgctagagctaaacggtaagcaatattcaatagtaactccattgctcgtattaatgcatgtaaaggtgaaaaaacatataaactatccggtggatcgctggcttccagtaaaggatcattcaatcgctttccggagcgtttgcatatataacacgcttgagacggtgtgcctgttacgtcattcactaccttcgtatcaaccatggaaaatatgaagcttgaactaatcggaatcttgcgcatattaacatttactatagtcgggactaattcatcgatttgcttgttgatcgcggcaacttcatcctttgttagttcaggattttccttcttgaaaattaattttactggtcggcacagggatactgaagatggaaaatcattattccaaagaatgcaatctcttgactcatctttccggcgactaactacacgtaaaggtactatagatagagcaaatatatgcgaatcgttatactcgaatagttctccattttcatcttcgtcaacgcacatttgcttgtatctatgttcaagtggaaaagagactgtcagtcaaagtttagaagaaaaataatgttgcctaccgggaatggttgctgcttccatcgcagccccacttaaagataacaaacgtattatcctcaggatgcagtggtagaactccaatattcagaaacgagatgagtcgttccacggtatggttaacaagagcttgaaggggaacatacgcacaagaaggctgaacagaaattcctgaaaaaaattgttgattcagggacgaatctttgagaatagtacaaaccgatcggatagcatagtttcttatcttctactattttattatacgcgggataaatgtccaaacccttctgcataactgagctgcgtatgttttggtactgcgccttagaaaaatcattttcacaaataaatctaagtgcctcctccgcagtaaacgcttctgcaatcgggacagccatagatcctaaattctctacggtagatctgacgggacttttcgacaatcgttcgatttgtctgccaactaaacggaaaccagtagaattagcgttgacggctgacgctaaaccaagttcttccgtggaatacttatcgcgcaactttcctaatctttttattttggctctgcgacatatttcggaaaatggtttcctctttcggcctttacctttaccttcgacttcgaatcttagctttccttcaagccacacaaaattttccagctcaaaccgaatttgcgtgcgcttactccgaatccacaaccttctaaattccaacatgaagatttttattttcttccgagcactaacaagtctcaattttacatttggattactacttgtaatgaacttaagcagttcatctgtctttttaccagcaataagcaaattcgccaactctcttcgactaatatccatatttactagttttatttaaaacgaataaaatcagaaaccttttttttgacagtcgtttcacttatgcaaagcttgctgcgatgagagaatgatatttgaaagtggcttttttcataatacaacgatatgtgtgtaaatgctttaatgcgttgaacctgcaaaactacaaactttaaatctaaattgcaaattttaaaaaaatatcgtattcgccaatttttgctcaaatatactaataagtatggtctttcatgtggtggaaacagaattcaattttaggtgcccgcatcagcgatattgagccttgaaataggctattttttttaacgaaaagtgtccataactttttaaagaaaaaagttagaccttcggtgtcttggagaaaaatactcggcttgaagttttcaataagctgttcaaaggttgtgttaacaaaaagtaaaagatacgaaagttatactaaaaaaacgtttttttcaggaacaccctaatctttttttttaaatttcttgtataacaaaaactaaaaaagatagagctttaatatgttcaacaaatttattcaaaataagttactttacaactttgtggaagactgtggagctctatctttcatcagtaaaaagtttattttcgtattttagataaattagaaccaccctaataactattccaataaaaagaagcatcttctaaagtacacaaattcatcctaagacatgatacggctaaattatacaggtttgtcagaaagtaaaaattcctcctaaattagcgatctggaccactgtgcattgttctTCCCACCTATAACCACGCCAAAACAGAGAACGATCTCGTGATAACGGGAAACCAAAATAGAAAGGCCTGCCCTTATCAGCCCACTGCAGATGAGTGTTATTTTTATCGTGACATTTCTACGATGTACGAATGAAATGGGGCGCGAACTTTGTGGCATCACGTGATTTGCTATCGCTGTAATCCGCGTACCGGCGTAGTATGTATAGTAGTAGCAGGCATGTCACGATGAGATCGGCATTTTAAGCGCCGCTTACTTTGTTTCTCATTAATAAATGAGCGGGCGAATCCGGTTCAATCGCTGATAGtgaatcaatgaaaatgcaaTTTGTACTACACCTGAGTCTTCGTTTGGAAGGAGGATACTGTCCCGTGCACAAAAAATATCTGGAAATGTCGCGTAAAGGTTTACGGTTACGGTGTTTGGTTCCTCACTAAGGAtaagttttgaattttttgttgaaataaaattcattttaaaaacaGGCTCAccttgaaaaactgaaaaaatgtcCTACTAAATAACATTCTCAAAACGTTCAGTGAATGGGATCAAGTAATCATTTAGTACGTTTCTCTTAtgtttttcgggttagagaaatcacTTTTCGCCTCTTTCTctggttagagaaatctctttagaaaaatctttaatccattgtgcggggttgggaatcgaacctaggcgagctgcgtacaaggcaatcgatttaccaactactctACCCCACCCCCCTTTATCTGTTTCTCTATTCCCACGAAACACAACAATGATTGAGcaagaaaatataaaatgaaTGTCATTGTCTATTATCTATTTCACGATGATTGTCTTTGCTACCTCATAAGGTCTGTAGCAATAGATGATACCTAGTTCAATGTTTATCAATAAAATGCGTCATATAAGTAGTAGGTCTCGCTGTCCGCAAGAAATGATACCGTTAAGATATATCTGCAAAAATGCAAGACGCTGTATCGTTCGAGAAAATGCAAGAGACAGAAAAATGGATAGCaacaaaatttatattttatgtaatttttattGTCCTAGTATTCCAATATTCattaatttttaaactttttctcaaaaataAGTGAAAAAGCCTTACATCAAATTTCTTTAATGTAGTATTAATAGCTACATACACTAGACCAAACTAAATGGTTGTTTTGTATAcgatttcccaaaaaaaaagtttagcacGGTTTCTCAACCTAATACGATTGTTTTTCACTGGAATTAATTCCTGCAAAATCCTACTCAAAATGAGAACCGGGTGTATTTTGATTAGTTTGTTGCACTAAACTAAATTCTAAACATAGGCATCGAACTGGCCGTTATCGCAACTATAATCAAGCGGCGCACTCAATGTTAGTTACGGCGTCATTATTTAATGCTAGCCAAGTTGACTAAACTTTGTATCaatattttgttttctcaaTACGAAAACTTTATAACAATTTTCAATTAATTAGCTACGAAAACGCAAAACGTTCAAACGTTGGTATAATTGATACAACTTGACGGTGATATCCGCCACAAGGGTTAGCTTCTTTGACAGTTAACTTAGCAACGGTCCACAAAAACTCGACGAAGAGGCGGTTACATTAGCAACAGCTGACTGGAGCGCGTGGTAGGAATTTTCCAAAGTCATCGGTCGGTTAAAACGATTGCTGTCCGAATGTCTATGTACAAGGAAGAAACGGCCAAACAAGTCAGATTATTGTGATGATGCAATTGATGATAATTCAAATAAAGGGCAATAAAATGTGTGCGTCCAGAAGTTGCGGGGAACCATTATATAGGCGAAAGAAAAAGAATAAGGCCTGCTTGGATACAGCACAGATTGAACGAATTACCCGCACACAGTAAATCGAGAAGCAAATCGCAAAGTGTGTCAAGTTTGTCTTCACTCTTATCGGCACTAGACTTGCGTGGACGGTAGGGGTCAGGCTGCCGGTGTTTTTGTTTTGAGTCACCTCCGAACGACCACAACAAAGTTCTCGAAGCAACGCTAGAGCTGGTAGAACAAAACTGGACGCACAGGTTGCTAGCCGCACCACACCGATAGGCCATGGGATTGGCTCGTGTCAAAAAACTTCATCCACCCGCTCTTATAGGCCAAAGTACAGCCAAACATCAGGACACAATCATATGATTACAGCTGACGAATCATCATCAGCTGCACGGTAAtaccaaaaaaaaagttatcgCGAGCAATTTTACGACCCCAATAAAACTTAATGAACTCGCAATAATGCATTAAAGattttcgaaaataatcatTATGCCTAGTGCAGCTGGGGTACTCGGCAAATGGTAACAACTGGATCCTCGCGAAGCTCCCACCTGTCCCAAGGCACGCGCTCCAATTTGTTATTGTATCCTCCCCCCGACAGGCGTTTTAACTTGCCGCCGCCGTGCCACTTGAATCCGACCTTTTCCTCAGAATAAACAAACAATTCCAAATTAATTACCAAGGAGTTGTTTTTATTGCTTTAATctcattttcattcgtttcggattttttttcactgtattatttttttcattgcagATAAGCGCCTGCCGCGGAAGCAAACACTTACCGCCGCAGTGCAGAGGCAACCTGTTCGGCAGCAGATCCGCCCGACCGCTAGCATTATTGGTGGTGATCTGTTTACTAGTCACTCTAACGACGCGGGTCTCCGCCAGACCTTCAGACGCTTCGACGTCGGCCGTCGATCGCAGTAATCCGGTGAAGGTAGCTTCCGTTGCGCATCACAAGCACCAGCGTCGCTCGGCAGAGGAGCAATCGGACGGTGACTACTACGATGAGAACTATTTACGCGTCAAGCGTTGCTATGAAGACGTAAGTAGCGCAATGTGCCGATCTTGATAAATAGGTTCATGGATTGTTTTCCTCCTACAAATAGGAAGATGTCAACGAACTGTGCCAACGCTGTTCCAAGGTGACCAAATCATCTCTCGTGTTTCCGATGTGCTGCAGCAATGAGGACGAAACGATGGACTGGTGCAGGGCGTATGTGTACTACGGCATACAGAACTAAGCCGTCATTTATCTACCGCAAATCGGTGCATTCGAAAGTGCAAACTCCACTTAATCCACTAGAATAGGCGTCGACGTGCGATATCGTGCgcgaacattatttattcatgtGCAAGTGTCCTTCTCATTGTCATGTCGTCTGTGTCTCATCGTTGTAATTTATTGAGCTATAATTACTTATTTCTTTCGTAGTAGAGTTCGAGATAAAAGACTGCTGATTGTCCTATATTAAATAATTTATAGAACTCAACTAAGTAGCTGATCTAGAAAGTGCTTGAAAAGTGCGGCATGTGAGCCTTAAGACTTAATTCGTTAGTTAGGATAAATGCCTTAAAGAATATCAAAAGTGTAAATTTAAGAGAATATACATACAAAAATTAAAAGGATATTTAATATGAAAGGTCTTCAATTCGATTATCACATTCCCATATTAACTGACATTCTAAACCAAATATACTGGTTAATGCCAAATTCAGAACTTATATCCAGAAGTTAGCACTTCGATCTCTCTTCAAGTTATCATATGTAGCTTTACGTCTTAGAAATTGTGCAATTCTATTGTCGTTCACAGATTTTCTTGTAacccaatttgttgaaactGAAGCTCCCACCGAGATGGGGAGAGATCTAAATATAGAActgatcgattttatttcagGACAGCCGAGACCCCTCTAGTGCGTACGCCATCTTGCAGCTCTTGGAGCAGCTGAGGCCTCGCCAGTGCCGACGCTGTACTCACATCGGAACTAGTTAACACCCCTCGTCGTCCAGGTAGCCCTAAAAGATGGATGCCTTATTCCGGGACGCACAAGCGTCGCTGCACCTGTTCCCCGGCCAAgaaccaaaataaaaaagagcAATCACTCCAGTCACAACGTAATGCGATCTACGAACAATGGTCCATATCTGGTACGGATCCGAACAGGGCCTGAGGAACATTTGTTTTTCCTGAGTGGGTGACGTAAGATTCGAAGTAATTTCTACCGGTAGTgatgaaagttcagatatgacgtgtgtaagtgaaaatggaaAATCCTGGATAACAGCTGGTGGTTATTTGGAAACACACATTGCTAACGGGTTTTATGACCGAGGGCTCagtgaaaatgtgtttgttgattactgatgctctacaaatgttccacaacTAAGTACCCATTACTCCATTCTTTTAAAgttcgttgcattaattttccgttTCCTTCGGTACAATCTTCTTTTCGCGGGTATCGAAACCCGCACGATAGCGTCGGATAGTGGACCTTTTCCAACGGCCGACATTCCCTCAGGCTCAATGGTGGTTAatggtcgatttgaatatttctccgatggcaaaatTAATGCCGAGAAGTCTCCTTTTCGATATAAATtatatccatctaatacaaccAGCTCCTGGATGGCCTACTTCCGGACAAAAGCTAAACCATTTAGTAGCATCGATATATGCGTGATCTAACTGAACGACACTCGGTCATGTATGTAGAAGTATCTCGTATACGTACcagcccgggaagtagagattgatggtgtagtctccggcAGGGGCCTTAAATGCGAAGTTGCCTCATTCAAGAACCCTTTTCTtcggtcagtgaaaattctggtttgctttcagcaaaaatcgaggagtataagaaaaaaaaatttttccatCAGCCGCATTTCGAGCCTATCGCCCGAACTACTCTtctaaaatttgttcttttgaacggagCTCGTCTATCTGTTCGCTTTTTTGTGTCGCTGGTCATGAATTTCCGTCGTTGTAAACAATTGGGCCTACAGCATTCTACTGTGGAaacaaggcacggtgtggaGAATCCGAAGATAATCATGAAAAGTCCTCCTACTGTTCCCACGGTATACCATGGGGTTGTCTTTACCGACGATAGCCGATCAATCTTACTGCATATTTGTGAtaatttcaatatgaccatcaTGAATACGGTAGAAATGATACGAATTCCTACTCAAGCAGTGCGGCCAAACGTGCTGGATTTAGCTCGACCTTGCTTCATTGATTGTAAGACATACACGTCCGTTATAtctgaaacaatcgaatcaaactaAGAAATTCCTCCGGCTGAAGCGTACAAGGTTttagctggcttgattctcgacacgaCGAACCGAGTTCCCGGTGCGAATAACCGTGGACTCTAAAATGTCCTTTAAGGTttttttgaacgtcggatcacTCGAATTTTTCCGAacatatgcgacgttagaaacgctaatgaaaaacttgatgaaagctgaaaaacgcggtaATTGgtaccggttcgtcgacggattaacgagatgACCAGTGCCAgagtcatgggtgcgtttcgacttcgtctcatcagaaaccgacactaacttatcgTCAGAATATATTAGCACCGGCTTGACGATACACCCTTAAAACGGAAACACACATTGTGtctcaatcgaacgactggtcaaTCGTAATGTCCCGTCCgggcagaagttctgtttatgccgatgagaaacaatgaaaagttggattttaatgttttgtgttccactcgtcagtaactgacgcCAAATTGCTATCATTTAGAGGATGTATCAAAAACAATGATTCAAACTttgattggaatacacggaatCAAGAATTGGTTTTCGGCAGCAGCAGCATTTTAAGAATAGACGTTTCAcgatgaaatgataatactgtatataaacgtaataTTTGTTCattaaacacacacacacacatttatcTGACTGCAAAGATGCTTGCGCTAAGCATTATACGGCGCATATCACTGTAACATTTGTCAGATAATGAGAGCTAGGCATAGGCGCTTCATTAGAATATtgtgacagtagtggtgagggCAAACATGAAAGAGGCTGTACTGCAAGCATTCTCTCAACAAAACTGATGGtgttatatttacctatcaacgaccatgcccacatcgtgATAGTTCCAAGAAGCCTCTCCTTTCGATGGAGGATATAAACATGAAAGttcctgagtgctttatctgaaaattcaattcatgaaaaGGCGGACACTCacattagaatggtaatgagaaggcggacacctAGACATTAGAAGATGATATTTATGACAGATCGCATAGCGTAGTTTCtcagtatttcttgtcagaggacgctcaataTTTGGCAAATTTCGGTGGACAATTCAAGTTTAGGATTCCCAAAGGTATCAGCAAACCTTCGTTCAAGGGGATGGACAATGGTCGCGACTTCATTCGGATGATTCTCGTGTCATGTCCAATCTACGTTCGTTGAATGTGAATCTACGGCGTATTAGgatcgtggatagtggtatcaaTGCTTGTGGGGACGGTTATCGCGAcgttaaacatgttgtctggtcgtgcgcgtGATGATCTAGCGCCAGATCTctgttaaacgaatcccttcggtctCGTACCAGTACGAGATGTACCGGCTATCCTCGATCTCTCATGTATATCTCTCGAATACATAATATTGTACATGATGAATCATATTTGTATACATATTTTTGAACATGATAATCTGGTCCCAGAAGAGTTCCCAGTGGAT encodes:
- the LOC131685843 gene encoding uncharacterized protein LOC131685843, with product MVSESKGFFGESVQQYFIYSTNIGASFRSLSMKQGYKISACRGSKHLPPQCRGNLFGSRSARPLALLVVICLLVTLTTRVSARPSDASTSAVDRSNPVKVASVAHHKHQRRSAEEQSDGDYYDENYLRVKRCYEDEDVNELCQRCSKVTKSSLVFPMCCSNEDETMDWCRAYVYYGIQN